One segment of Paenibacillus rhizovicinus DNA contains the following:
- a CDS encoding bile acid:sodium symporter family protein, whose product MRSFGLAFNAKFEQWMFLIIPGSLVLGFFFSSPMQRFVPAVPYLFAYVTLTMAIGCGLAQLRAVVRRPGVLVLTFLLAHVLSPLIAYGIGLLFFGADSPYVVGLVLFTIIPLGVSTVLWVGMSGGSVPLMLAMVVIDSALSPLVVPGGIHLLFHQAVDTDTGKMINDLLLIIVVPTLIGVALYELSKGRVQAAVKPIAAPLSKLCFVAVVMLNAAAIAPYTEKLSGDLLRLVPLSLAMVGICYAVGYFGTMFYRNNELQVTVSYATGMRNISLGIVLAMSYFSPLTAVPVVLSILIQQPLATVHHYVLHKLHKTTAGAEG is encoded by the coding sequence ATGCGCAGCTTCGGACTCGCTTTTAACGCCAAGTTTGAGCAATGGATGTTTCTTATTATCCCCGGATCACTCGTCCTGGGATTCTTTTTTTCTTCGCCGATGCAGCGGTTCGTGCCGGCGGTACCGTATTTGTTCGCCTATGTAACGCTGACGATGGCGATCGGCTGCGGTCTGGCCCAGCTGCGCGCGGTTGTCAGGAGGCCCGGCGTACTGGTGCTGACGTTCCTGCTGGCGCATGTGCTGTCTCCGCTGATCGCTTACGGCATTGGCTTGCTGTTCTTCGGCGCGGATTCGCCTTATGTCGTCGGCCTCGTGCTGTTCACGATCATCCCGCTCGGCGTGTCCACCGTCTTATGGGTCGGCATGTCGGGGGGCAGCGTCCCGCTCATGCTGGCGATGGTGGTCATCGATTCGGCGCTCAGCCCGCTCGTCGTTCCCGGCGGCATTCACCTGCTGTTCCATCAGGCGGTCGATACGGATACCGGCAAAATGATCAACGATTTGCTGCTCATTATCGTCGTGCCGACCCTGATTGGCGTCGCGCTCTACGAGCTGTCCAAGGGACGTGTCCAAGCGGCCGTCAAGCCCATAGCGGCGCCGTTGTCGAAGCTGTGTTTCGTCGCCGTGGTGATGCTGAACGCCGCTGCGATCGCGCCTTATACGGAGAAGCTGAGCGGGGACTTGCTGCGGCTCGTCCCGCTGTCGCTCGCGATGGTCGGCATCTGCTATGCGGTTGGCTATTTCGGCACGATGTTTTACCGAAACAACGAGCTGCAAGTCACGGTATCGTACGCGACGGGCATGAGGAACATTTCGCTTGGCATCGTGCTCGCGATGAGCTATTTCAGCCCGCTCACGGCCGTTCCGGTCGTGCTTTCCATTCTGATTCAACAGCCGCTGGCAACGGTTCACCATTATGTTTTACATAAACTTCATAAAACGACGGCTGGCGCAGAAGGCTAA
- the pnpS gene encoding two-component system histidine kinase PnpS has product MNSFRVRLTLILIVMIGLAVLASGLFMGKVYRENHLEALQDNMVREMKIILDELQWKTGDLDELNGYYTEEAKHLKSIMDSRITFIRSDGVVLGDSDSDPKTMENHATRVEVVKAKKDGIGRATRFSDTVKQNMLYVAMLVNPSDPKSDIIRTSLSLKKADQSVERIWVGLAGGLVVLFVVAALISYRVALGLTRPLEQISKVSRRIKNLDYRARVDVKSNDEIGELGSSINAMADSLQIQMTRIHQNERQLATVLDNMINGVVMIDEEGKIVLLNRMAEEVLGFSARDLVGRHYASAKQQYELAQIIQEALECREHLRDEITFYFPEERLLDLNLVPIFDDNEEFGGVLLVLQDVTAIRRLERMRSEFVANVSHELKTPVTAVKGFAETLLGGAVDDPETARSFLQIIFDESDRLNRLIGDILELSKIESRRVPLLFSPVELSSFIGKTIELMSAEAVRKQIRVTAKVEPDLYVEADEDRLRQIVMNLLANSIAYTTEGGSVSIVVEPVHDPDATLDDNGHENYEHIRIHISDTGMGIPKKDLPRIFERFYRVDKARSRSSGGTGLGLSIVKHLVELHKGTITVDSKLGVGSTFTIDLPVLQ; this is encoded by the coding sequence ATGAACAGTTTTCGTGTGCGGCTGACGCTGATCCTGATCGTAATGATCGGACTCGCGGTGTTGGCATCTGGATTATTTATGGGCAAGGTGTACCGGGAGAACCATCTGGAAGCACTTCAGGACAACATGGTGCGGGAAATGAAAATCATCCTGGACGAGTTGCAGTGGAAGACGGGCGACCTGGACGAACTGAACGGGTATTACACGGAGGAAGCGAAGCATCTGAAGTCCATCATGGATTCGCGGATAACGTTCATCCGGAGCGACGGCGTCGTGCTTGGCGATTCGGACAGCGATCCGAAGACGATGGAGAATCATGCGACGAGGGTAGAAGTCGTTAAGGCGAAGAAGGACGGCATCGGGCGGGCGACGCGGTTCAGCGACACCGTCAAGCAAAATATGCTGTACGTCGCCATGCTCGTTAATCCGTCCGACCCGAAGTCGGATATTATTCGAACGTCTCTCAGCCTGAAGAAGGCCGACCAAAGCGTGGAACGCATCTGGGTGGGGCTTGCGGGAGGGCTTGTCGTCCTGTTCGTCGTCGCGGCGTTGATCAGTTACCGGGTTGCGCTAGGTTTGACCCGTCCGCTGGAACAGATTTCAAAGGTGTCGAGGCGTATCAAGAATCTGGATTACCGCGCCCGGGTCGACGTGAAGAGCAATGATGAAATCGGCGAGCTCGGTTCATCGATCAACGCGATGGCGGACAGCCTTCAGATTCAGATGACGCGCATTCACCAGAATGAGCGGCAATTGGCCACTGTGCTCGACAATATGATCAACGGTGTCGTCATGATCGACGAAGAAGGCAAGATCGTGCTGCTCAACCGGATGGCGGAGGAAGTGCTCGGATTCTCCGCGCGCGATCTGGTAGGCCGGCATTATGCGTCCGCCAAGCAGCAATACGAGCTGGCGCAGATCATTCAAGAAGCGCTGGAATGCAGAGAACATTTGCGGGACGAAATCACGTTTTATTTTCCGGAGGAGCGGCTGCTGGATTTGAATCTCGTGCCGATCTTCGATGACAACGAGGAATTCGGCGGCGTGCTGCTCGTCCTGCAGGATGTTACGGCGATTCGCCGGCTGGAGCGGATGCGCAGCGAGTTTGTCGCCAACGTGTCTCATGAGTTGAAGACGCCGGTTACGGCCGTGAAAGGCTTCGCCGAGACTTTGCTCGGCGGCGCGGTCGACGATCCTGAAACGGCTCGCTCCTTCCTGCAGATCATCTTCGACGAAAGCGACAGGCTGAACCGGCTCATCGGCGACATTCTGGAGCTGTCCAAGATCGAATCGCGCAGAGTACCGCTGCTGTTCTCGCCGGTCGAGCTCTCGTCGTTCATCGGCAAGACGATCGAGCTGATGAGCGCGGAAGCGGTGCGCAAGCAGATCCGCGTGACGGCGAAAGTCGAACCAGATCTCTACGTGGAAGCGGACGAAGACCGTTTAAGGCAAATCGTCATGAACTTGCTCGCGAACAGCATCGCCTATACGACGGAAGGCGGAAGCGTCTCGATCGTCGTGGAGCCCGTGCATGATCCGGACGCGACGTTGGACGACAACGGACACGAGAACTATGAGCATATCCGAATTCATATTTCGGATACGGGCATGGGTATACCGAAGAAGGATCTTCCGCGCATCTTCGAGCGGTTCTACCGCGTCGATAAAGCCAGATCCCGAAGCTCCGGCGGAACCGGCTTGGGCCTCTCTATCGTCAAGCACTTGGTCGAGCTGCATAAAGGCACGATTACGGTCGACAGCAAATTGGGAGTAGGCTCGACGTTCACGATCGATCTTCCTGTCCTGCAATAG
- a CDS encoding response regulator transcription factor — MTQKVLVIEDEPTLARLLSYNLSQEGYDTTVIDHGAEGLQVALQRSFDLIILDIMLPGMNGFEILSRLRQNGNRTPVIVLTARNAEEEVVQGLKRGADDYMTKPFGVAELLARVSAVLRRTGQDDGKLTETTDKVITAGDLSIYPERYEVILNGETVPLRPKEFEVLLYLVQRPGMVITRDDLMNVVWGFDYIGGQRTVDVHVSSLRKKLELGQQSVEIESIRGVGYKLVMPKKLGSSK, encoded by the coding sequence ATGACACAAAAAGTGTTGGTCATTGAGGACGAGCCGACATTGGCTAGACTGCTATCGTACAACCTGTCGCAAGAGGGTTACGATACAACGGTAATCGATCACGGCGCGGAAGGCTTGCAGGTTGCGCTGCAGCGCTCGTTTGACCTTATAATTTTGGATATTATGCTGCCCGGAATGAATGGATTCGAAATCTTGTCACGTCTGCGTCAGAATGGCAATCGCACGCCGGTGATCGTACTTACGGCACGCAACGCCGAGGAGGAAGTCGTGCAGGGCTTGAAACGCGGCGCGGACGATTATATGACGAAGCCGTTCGGCGTTGCGGAGCTGCTCGCACGAGTATCCGCGGTACTGCGGCGGACAGGGCAAGACGACGGGAAGCTGACGGAAACGACGGACAAAGTCATCACGGCCGGTGATCTCTCGATCTATCCGGAGCGTTACGAAGTTATCCTGAACGGCGAGACGGTGCCGCTTCGGCCGAAGGAATTCGAAGTGCTGCTCTATTTGGTGCAGCGTCCCGGCATGGTCATTACGCGCGACGATCTCATGAACGTCGTATGGGGCTTCGATTACATCGGCGGACAACGGACAGTCGACGTGCATGTCAGTTCCCTTCGCAAGAAGCTGGAGCTCGGACAACAGTCGGTGGAGATCGAATCCATCCGAGGTGTCGGTTACAAACTAGTCATGCCCAAGAAGCTCGGATCATCGAAGTAG
- a CDS encoding sugar phosphate isomerase/epimerase family protein, whose product MISYGWCRGIEDAELLKRLGFDYIECAVVALNVENAAACREALPAYLDSPLPASAFNVFFPGDLKLIGPESDAERTRRYIHAAAEALHRIGARTVVLGSGRSRNIPEGWERARGEEQMLHTLEWIAEDFKGTGLTLALEPLNKKECNFINSVDDGVALAKQINHPAIRVLADFYHMDEENEALDTIARNRDWLAHIHLADTGRLSPGTGEYPYAEFVAQLKAAGYDGMISAECSVSEPERELEAGLTFMKRTFG is encoded by the coding sequence ATGATTTCTTATGGATGGTGCAGGGGCATTGAGGATGCGGAATTGTTGAAGCGTCTGGGTTTCGATTACATCGAATGCGCGGTCGTTGCGCTGAATGTAGAGAACGCGGCGGCATGCCGAGAGGCGTTGCCGGCTTATTTGGACAGTCCGCTTCCTGCAAGCGCATTCAATGTTTTCTTCCCGGGGGATTTGAAGCTGATTGGACCCGAGAGCGACGCGGAACGGACGAGAAGGTACATCCATGCCGCCGCCGAAGCGCTGCACCGGATCGGAGCCCGGACCGTCGTGCTGGGAAGCGGGCGTTCGCGCAACATTCCGGAAGGCTGGGAGCGTGCTAGAGGCGAGGAGCAGATGCTGCATACGCTGGAGTGGATCGCGGAGGACTTCAAAGGCACCGGTCTCACGCTTGCCCTGGAGCCGTTGAACAAGAAAGAGTGCAATTTCATCAACAGCGTCGACGACGGCGTCGCGCTTGCGAAGCAGATCAACCATCCTGCAATCCGCGTGTTGGCCGACTTCTACCATATGGACGAGGAGAACGAGGCGCTGGATACGATCGCGAGGAATCGGGACTGGCTGGCGCATATCCATCTGGCGGATACGGGCCGGCTGTCGCCTGGAACGGGGGAGTATCCGTATGCGGAATTCGTCGCCCAATTGAAGGCAGCCGGTTACGACGGGATGATCTCGGCGGAATGCTCGGTGAGTGAACCGGAACGGGAACTGGAAGCCGGCTTGACGTTCATGAAGCGAACGTTCGGTTAA
- a CDS encoding AraC family transcriptional regulator, with amino-acid sequence MEFFNEKVIYENPLLSIKVFQSQRNNDLFINWHYHREIELLLVLNGELDVNIEEEVVRLQSGNVALIGSKQLHRDRSLSSPLDYIVLQFDLEQFIDQSSMPYMRFFSETKNPLSRANYIFQENETARAEAASCIQSILHEVTVKQNGYELAVSMLIKQFLLLLIRNDEKRVLADHEDFDRARLRGVLDYVEEHLTDRIQVEEVSKLANMSYYYFVKFFKKAIGMSFTEFVNYRKIKWAERILLTKDLSISEVGDRIGMPNMAHFYKMFKKYNDCSPKQFQKKMLEWNRA; translated from the coding sequence ATGGAATTCTTCAATGAGAAGGTCATTTATGAAAACCCTCTATTGTCAATCAAAGTGTTTCAGTCCCAGCGCAACAACGACTTGTTCATTAATTGGCACTATCACCGGGAAATTGAACTGCTGCTCGTCCTGAACGGGGAGCTTGACGTGAATATCGAAGAAGAAGTCGTTCGGCTTCAGAGCGGCAACGTGGCCCTCATCGGCTCCAAGCAGCTTCACCGCGACCGGAGCTTGAGCAGTCCCCTGGACTACATCGTGCTGCAGTTCGACCTGGAGCAGTTTATCGACCAAAGCTCGATGCCGTACATGCGGTTTTTCTCCGAGACGAAGAATCCGCTGAGCCGGGCCAATTATATTTTCCAGGAAAACGAAACCGCCCGCGCCGAGGCCGCGTCCTGCATCCAGTCCATACTTCACGAAGTGACGGTCAAACAGAACGGCTACGAGCTTGCCGTCAGCATGCTGATCAAACAGTTCCTGCTGCTGCTCATCCGCAACGACGAGAAACGCGTGCTGGCCGATCATGAAGACTTCGACCGCGCTCGTCTGCGGGGCGTCCTCGATTACGTGGAAGAACATCTGACCGACCGCATCCAGGTCGAGGAAGTATCGAAGCTGGCGAATATGAGCTACTACTACTTCGTGAAATTTTTCAAGAAGGCGATCGGCATGTCCTTCACGGAATTCGTCAATTACCGCAAGATTAAGTGGGCGGAGCGCATCCTGTTAACGAAAGACCTCAGCATCTCGGAGGTCGGCGACCGGATCGGCATGCCGAACATGGCGCATTTCTACAAGATGTTCAAGAAATACAACGATTGCTCGCCGAAACAGTTTCAGAAGAAAATGCTGGAATGGAACCGCGCATAA
- a CDS encoding Gfo/Idh/MocA family protein, with product MAKARVGIIGCGGIANGKHLPSLAQVKEAEIVAFCDIIVEKAEQAKAKYGTEESKVYADYKELLKDASIDVIHVCTPNDSHAVISIDALEAGKHVLCEKPMAKTAADARKMLEVAKRTGKKLSIGYNNRYRADSRYLKEVCEAGELGEIYFAKAHAIRRRAVPTWGVFLDEEKQGGGPLIDIGTHALDLVLWMMDNYEPAVVLGRAYHKLSQTENAANAWGPWDPAKFTVEDSAFAMITMKNGATVILESSWALNSLDIDEAKVSLSGTKAGADMKNGLRINGEQNSRLYVKNVELNSGGVAFYEGASETAEVLEAAWWIDAVLNDKETFVKPEQALVVSEILEAIYESSQTGKAVYFE from the coding sequence ATGGCAAAGGCACGCGTAGGTATTATCGGCTGCGGCGGTATCGCTAACGGCAAACATCTTCCTAGCTTGGCGCAAGTGAAAGAAGCCGAAATCGTAGCGTTCTGCGATATCATCGTTGAGAAAGCCGAGCAAGCGAAAGCGAAATACGGCACTGAAGAATCGAAAGTATACGCTGACTATAAAGAACTGTTGAAAGACGCTTCGATCGACGTCATTCACGTTTGTACGCCTAACGACTCCCACGCTGTCATCTCCATCGACGCTCTGGAAGCAGGCAAACACGTACTTTGCGAGAAGCCAATGGCTAAAACAGCTGCTGACGCTCGTAAAATGCTTGAAGTTGCAAAACGTACCGGCAAAAAACTCAGCATCGGCTACAACAACCGTTACCGTGCTGACAGCCGTTACCTGAAAGAAGTTTGCGAAGCCGGCGAGCTGGGCGAAATCTACTTCGCAAAAGCACATGCGATCCGTCGCCGTGCCGTTCCGACTTGGGGCGTATTCCTGGACGAAGAAAAACAAGGCGGCGGCCCGTTGATCGATATCGGCACGCATGCGCTTGACCTCGTCCTCTGGATGATGGACAACTACGAGCCGGCAGTCGTGCTCGGCCGTGCATACCACAAGCTGTCCCAAACCGAGAATGCTGCTAACGCATGGGGCCCTTGGGATCCAGCGAAATTCACGGTAGAAGATTCCGCGTTCGCTATGATCACGATGAAAAACGGCGCAACCGTTATCCTCGAATCCAGCTGGGCACTGAACTCCCTTGATATCGACGAAGCTAAAGTATCCCTGAGCGGTACGAAAGCCGGCGCCGACATGAAGAACGGCCTTCGCATCAACGGCGAGCAAAACAGCCGTCTGTACGTGAAAAACGTTGAGCTGAACAGCGGCGGCGTAGCATTCTACGAAGGCGCAAGCGAAACGGCTGAAGTTCTTGAAGCAGCTTGGTGGATCGATGCCGTACTGAACGACAAAGAAACGTTCGTGAAACCAGAGCAAGCGCTCGTCGTTTCCGAAATTCTTGAAGCGATCTACGAATCGTCCCAAACAGGCAAAGCAGTTTACTTCGAATAG
- a CDS encoding CoA-acylating methylmalonate-semialdehyde dehydrogenase yields the protein MAVTDASETAVQLKNYIDGQWTESGAGVFEEVVNPATGGLLAHVPLSGRAQVELAVEAADRAFQEWRQVPVPRRARYLFRYQQLLIDNWASLAALITAENGKNYEEAYGEVQRGIECVEFAAGIPSLMMGTQLPDIATGVESGMYRYPLGVIAGITPFNFPMMVPCWMFPLAIACGNCFVLKPSERTPLLANRLAELFGEAGFPPGVLNVVHGARDVVTAMFEHRAIKAISFVGSQPVAEHVYKAGTAAGKRVQALAGAKNHSIVMPDADLDNAVRNIVSAAFGSAGERCMACAVVVAVGDVGDRLVGMLADALDGMSVGDGMEQHFLGPLIRQGNRDRALHYIEAGLLENARLVRDGRTHPKSEGDGYFLGPTLFDDVKPGMRIWQDEIFAPVLAVVRAKDLTEAIAVANRSEFANGACIYTDSAKAIRQFREEIDAGMLGVNLGVPAPMAFFPFSGYKKSFYGDLHANGRDGVEFYTRKKMITARY from the coding sequence TTGGCGGTAACTGATGCATCGGAAACGGCGGTACAGCTGAAGAACTACATTGACGGTCAATGGACGGAATCCGGCGCCGGCGTCTTCGAGGAGGTCGTGAACCCGGCTACCGGCGGGCTATTGGCGCACGTGCCGTTATCAGGCCGCGCGCAGGTTGAACTTGCCGTCGAAGCGGCAGACCGTGCATTCCAGGAATGGCGGCAAGTGCCGGTGCCAAGGCGGGCGCGCTATCTGTTCCGCTATCAGCAGCTGCTGATTGATAATTGGGCTTCTCTGGCTGCCCTAATTACAGCGGAGAACGGTAAAAACTACGAGGAAGCGTACGGGGAGGTACAGCGCGGCATCGAGTGCGTGGAGTTTGCTGCGGGTATCCCGTCGCTCATGATGGGCACGCAGCTGCCGGATATCGCGACAGGCGTTGAATCGGGCATGTACCGCTACCCGCTCGGCGTGATCGCGGGCATTACGCCGTTTAACTTTCCGATGATGGTGCCGTGCTGGATGTTCCCGCTCGCGATTGCCTGCGGCAATTGCTTCGTGCTGAAGCCGTCGGAGCGGACGCCGCTGCTGGCGAATCGGCTGGCGGAGCTGTTCGGGGAAGCAGGTTTTCCGCCAGGCGTACTGAATGTCGTTCACGGCGCGAGGGACGTCGTTACGGCGATGTTCGAGCACCGGGCCATCAAGGCGATTTCTTTCGTCGGCTCGCAGCCGGTGGCGGAGCATGTTTACAAGGCGGGCACGGCTGCAGGCAAAAGAGTTCAGGCGCTCGCTGGGGCGAAAAACCATTCCATCGTTATGCCGGACGCGGATTTGGACAATGCGGTGCGGAATATCGTATCCGCCGCTTTCGGCTCCGCCGGGGAGCGATGCATGGCTTGCGCGGTCGTCGTCGCGGTCGGCGACGTCGGGGATCGGCTGGTCGGCATGCTCGCGGACGCGCTTGACGGCATGTCGGTCGGGGACGGGATGGAGCAGCATTTTCTGGGGCCGCTCATACGACAGGGAAATAGGGATAGGGCGTTGCATTATATTGAAGCCGGGCTGCTGGAGAACGCGCGGCTCGTCCGGGACGGTCGGACGCATCCGAAGTCGGAGGGGGACGGTTACTTCCTCGGTCCGACGCTGTTCGACGACGTGAAGCCGGGCATGCGGATTTGGCAGGACGAGATATTCGCGCCGGTGCTGGCGGTGGTGCGGGCCAAGGACTTAACGGAAGCGATCGCCGTCGCCAATCGTTCGGAATTCGCCAACGGGGCGTGCATCTACACGGACAGCGCCAAGGCGATCCGGCAGTTTCGCGAGGAAATCGATGCCGGAATGCTCGGAGTCAATCTCGGGGTGCCGGCGCCGATGGCGTTCTTCCCTTTCTCCGGTTACAAGAAGTCGTTCTACGGAGATTTGCATGCGAACGGTCGCGACGGCGTGGAGTTCTACACGCGGAAGAAGATGATTACGGCGCGGTATTAA
- a CDS encoding aspartate aminotransferase family protein translates to MPDFSPERDELLDKDKKYLWHSMAPCNAAIPPMVVTAGAGSWITDIDGNRYLDAMSGLWCVNAGYGRKELAEAAYEQLLALPYYPLSQSHVPGIQLAEKLSEWLEDDYVIFFSNSGSEANEAAFKIARQYHQQNGDPGRHKIISRYRAYHGGSTGALAATGQAQRKFKYESLGGGFLHVRPPDSYRRPDGMTEEQFNLLCAQEIEETIVWEAAESIAAVIMEPVITGGGMLVPQQCYVDRVQEICKRHGVLLIVDEVICGFGRSGRKFGHHNFGLKPDIVTMAKGLTSGYLPLSATAVRRTIYERFASDGEYGHFRHVNTFGGNPAACALALKNLEILEQEGLVDRARELGARLESEMRGLRAHPLVGDIRSFGFLLGIELVADKATKQPASAETVKGIIGQCKSRGLIIGRNGDTVAGYNNVLTFCPPLSSTDEDMNFLCATFTDVMNNQLKGTPVA, encoded by the coding sequence ATGCCGGATTTCTCTCCGGAACGGGATGAGCTGCTGGACAAAGACAAGAAGTATTTGTGGCATAGCATGGCGCCCTGCAATGCCGCAATTCCGCCGATGGTCGTGACCGCAGGCGCCGGCTCGTGGATTACGGATATCGACGGCAACCGCTATTTGGATGCGATGTCCGGATTGTGGTGCGTCAATGCCGGATACGGCCGGAAGGAGCTGGCGGAAGCGGCCTATGAACAGCTGCTTGCGCTTCCGTATTACCCGCTTTCCCAAAGCCATGTGCCGGGCATTCAGCTGGCGGAGAAACTGAGCGAATGGCTGGAAGACGACTACGTCATCTTCTTCTCGAACAGCGGCTCGGAAGCTAACGAGGCCGCCTTCAAGATCGCCAGGCAGTATCATCAGCAGAACGGCGATCCGGGCAGGCACAAGATTATTTCCCGGTACCGCGCGTATCATGGCGGTTCGACGGGCGCCTTAGCCGCGACAGGGCAGGCACAGCGGAAGTTCAAGTACGAGTCGCTTGGCGGCGGTTTCCTGCATGTGCGGCCGCCGGACAGCTACCGTCGTCCGGACGGCATGACGGAGGAGCAGTTCAACCTGCTCTGCGCGCAGGAGATCGAAGAGACGATCGTCTGGGAAGCGGCCGAATCGATTGCCGCGGTTATTATGGAGCCGGTCATTACAGGCGGAGGGATGCTCGTGCCGCAGCAATGCTATGTGGATCGCGTGCAGGAGATATGCAAGCGTCACGGCGTGCTGCTGATCGTTGACGAAGTGATCTGCGGCTTCGGCCGGTCCGGGCGCAAATTCGGCCATCACAATTTCGGGCTGAAACCGGATATCGTCACGATGGCCAAAGGGCTGACGAGCGGCTATCTGCCGTTGTCGGCGACGGCAGTGCGCAGGACGATTTACGAACGGTTTGCCAGTGATGGCGAGTACGGGCATTTCCGCCATGTGAATACGTTCGGCGGAAATCCGGCGGCTTGCGCGCTGGCGCTTAAGAACCTGGAGATTCTCGAGCAGGAAGGCCTGGTGGATCGTGCCCGGGAGCTGGGAGCAAGGCTGGAGTCGGAAATGCGCGGCTTGCGCGCGCATCCGCTCGTCGGCGATATCCGGAGCTTCGGCTTCCTGCTCGGCATCGAGCTCGTTGCGGATAAGGCGACGAAGCAGCCTGCTTCTGCTGAAACGGTGAAGGGCATAATCGGCCAGTGCAAAAGCCGCGGTCTGATCATCGGGCGAAACGGCGATACCGTCGCCGGCTATAACAACGTCCTCACGTTCTGTCCGCCGCTGTCCTCGACGGACGAGGACATGAACTTCCTATGCGCGACGTTCACGGACGTGATGAACAATCAGTTGAAGGGAACGCCGGTAGCGTAG
- a CDS encoding M20 family metallo-hydrolase, with translation MHQLTIQAERMERRIEQLAAIGKISETGVCRLALSPEDREAAELAKSWMEEAGMDVRIDAFGNLIGRIEGQDPNAPALMLGSHIDTQPYAGRFDGTVGVLGAIEVVQTIAEQRIVPAIPIEVAAFCDEEGCRFNKGLFGVRGLLGRLEEGELERADKNGVTRREALVAFGGDPERFSASQYPPGRINAFLELHIEQGPVLESLGSPVGIVTGISGPLWWTVDLRGFAGHAGSVPMPLRKDALVGAARIIVGLQELASGEPGAPTVATVGSLRVFPDSRNIIPEHVQFTIDLRDIDLARRNELEAKLRQLIAAAAEENGLRAEIREDTNSEPRYCAEPILETIRASASEMSLTVPELMSGPFHDSLAMSYYCDYGMIFVRCREGISHNPKEFASGDDIALGTELLYRTALKLCGASSSMPTGGGLQDGP, from the coding sequence ATGCATCAGCTGACGATTCAGGCGGAGCGGATGGAACGGCGCATCGAACAGCTTGCCGCGATTGGCAAAATCAGCGAGACGGGCGTCTGCCGCCTGGCCTTGTCGCCGGAAGACAGGGAAGCGGCGGAGCTGGCGAAGAGCTGGATGGAGGAAGCGGGGATGGACGTCCGCATCGATGCATTCGGTAATCTGATCGGCCGCATAGAGGGGCAAGATCCTAACGCGCCCGCCTTGATGCTCGGTTCCCATATCGATACGCAGCCCTATGCAGGCCGGTTCGATGGGACGGTTGGCGTGCTGGGGGCCATTGAGGTCGTGCAAACGATCGCGGAACAGCGCATCGTGCCTGCGATTCCGATTGAAGTGGCCGCGTTCTGCGATGAAGAAGGCTGTCGCTTCAACAAAGGCTTGTTCGGCGTAAGAGGGCTGCTTGGCCGGTTGGAAGAAGGGGAATTGGAGCGGGCCGACAAGAACGGCGTCACGCGCAGGGAGGCGCTGGTTGCGTTCGGCGGCGATCCGGAACGATTCTCGGCATCGCAATACCCGCCGGGTCGAATAAATGCATTCCTGGAACTGCACATCGAGCAGGGGCCGGTGCTGGAGTCGCTCGGCAGCCCCGTAGGCATCGTGACGGGCATTTCCGGACCGCTCTGGTGGACGGTCGACCTGCGTGGATTTGCCGGGCATGCCGGATCCGTGCCGATGCCGCTGCGCAAGGACGCCCTGGTCGGCGCCGCGCGAATCATTGTCGGCCTGCAGGAGCTGGCCTCCGGCGAGCCGGGGGCGCCGACGGTGGCCACGGTGGGTTCGCTGCGCGTCTTTCCCGATTCGCGGAATATCATTCCGGAGCATGTGCAGTTCACGATCGACCTGCGCGACATCGATCTGGCGCGAAGGAATGAGCTGGAAGCGAAGCTGCGGCAGCTGATCGCCGCGGCGGCGGAAGAGAATGGACTCCGGGCGGAAATCCGAGAGGATACGAACAGCGAACCCCGCTATTGCGCCGAACCGATTCTCGAGACGATCAGAGCGTCGGCGAGCGAGATGTCCCTGACCGTTCCGGAGCTGATGAGCGGTCCTTTTCACGATTCACTCGCGATGTCCTACTACTGCGATTACGGGATGATTTTCGTTCGGTGCCGGGAGGGAATCAGCCATAATCCGAAGGAATTCGCGAGCGGAGACGATATCGCGCTGGGAACGGAGCTGCTTTACCGGACGGCGTTGAAGCTGTGCGGCGCATCATCATCCATGCCGACGGGAGGAGGGCTGCAGGATGGACCATGA